A single region of the Sorghum bicolor cultivar BTx623 chromosome 7, Sorghum_bicolor_NCBIv3, whole genome shotgun sequence genome encodes:
- the LOC8080615 gene encoding uncharacterized protein LOC8080615, which translates to MKPVVGIVVSNKMQKSVVVAVDRLFHNKMYNRYVKRTSKFMAHDEDDSCNIGDRVRLDPSRPLSRHKHWVVAEILRRAKVYVPPAATAPSEHDSKSQQAGVATK; encoded by the exons ATGAAGCCGGTCGTGGGGATCGTGGTGTCGAACAAGATGCAGAAGTCGGTGGTGGTTGCGGTCGACCGCCTCTTCCACAACAAGATGTACAACCGCTACGTCAAGCGCACCTCCAAGTTCATGGCGCACGACGAGGACGACTCCTGCAACATTGGCGACCGG GTTAGGCTGGATCCTTCTAGGCCCTTGAGCAGACATAAGCACTGGGTTGTTGCTGAAATTCTTCGCAGAGCTAAGGTGTATGTTCCACCAGCTGCAACAGCGCCCAGTGAACATGATAGCAAATCTCAACAAGCTGGTGTTGCTACCAAATGA